A region of Silurus meridionalis isolate SWU-2019-XX chromosome 17, ASM1480568v1, whole genome shotgun sequence DNA encodes the following proteins:
- the elmod3 gene encoding ELMO domain-containing protein 3 encodes MEVDVAVAFHIESSNGFTPEWKEMEDLIVVHSTHTLVCNGITENDIEDGSYLKPVSISALKQNGLLQSLAAGGDQTEADEVDLELERAQQEWDALESIQPVPAEELAPSPLISFNEALQHFQTTDLANLLRNIQPTVRRTGLAVVTHFLFGPPRLHRELTEERDLVFAIAQCPLDNTQPVHMRVLQTIYRKLTCTKADCPRYGPHWENIGFQGTDPSTDLRGTGFLALMHTLYLVMDPETLPLARDIYKLSQHPVQNFPFSVMSINLTRIVLHALREEVLTKECNRRQQVVSVLNEVYVATFLHLYEVWRSQRKTISDSGHVLKDVELYVKKNPKQLLKHLHCYLQERCSGIGHRTSPDLLSHGNRSLGDGASYSQSHGDKEGKINFTGVCELPPEMEGEARLI; translated from the exons ATGGAAGTCGACGTCGCGGTCGCGTTTCACATTGAG AGCTCGAACGGTTTCACACCAGAATGGAAGGAGATGGAAGATCTGATCGTGGtgcactccacacacacactg GTGTGTAATGGCATCACAGAGAACGACATCGAGGACGGCTCGTATCTCAAACCCGTCTCG atttCAGCGCTGAAGCAGAATGGCCTCCTACAGTCCCTGGCTGCAGGTGGAGATCAGACGGAAGCAGAtg aggtagACTTGGAGCTTGAGCGTGCGCAACAGGAATGGGACGCCCTCGAGAGCATCCAGCCAG TTCCTGCGGAAGAGCTCGCTCCGTCTCCTCTGATCTCTTTCAATGAGGCGCTGCAGCACTTTCAGACCACAGACCTGGCCAACCTGCtg AGGAACATACAGCCGACAGTCCGCAGAACAGGATTGGCCGTCgtcacacacttcctgtttggtCCTCCACGTCTGCACCGGGAGCTGACGGAGGAGAGAGACCTGGTGTTTGCCATCGCACAGT gccCACTGGACAACACACAGCCGGTGCACATGCGTGTTCTGCAGACAATCTACCGCAAACTGACATGTACGAAAGCAGACTGCCCTCGATACGGGCCGCACTGGGAGAACATCGGTTTCCAGG GTACAGATCCTTCTACAGATTTGAGAGGAACAGGATTTCTGGCTCTGATGCACACACTTTATCTGGTCATGGACCCTGAGACACTTCCACTTGCCAGAGACATCTACAAACTCTCTCAACATCCAGTACag AACTTTCCGTTCAGCGTGATGTCCATTAACCTGACCCGCATCGTCCTGCATGCGCTCAGGGAGGAGGTCCTGACCAA GGAGTGTAACCGGCGGCAGCAGGTGGTGAGCGTGCTGAACGAGGTCTACGTGGCGACGTTTCTACACCTGTACGAGGTGTGGAGGAGTCAGAGGAAGACGATCTCCGACTCAGGACACGTCCTCAAAG ATGTGGAGCTCTACGTTAAGAAGAACCCGAAGCAGCTTCTTAAACACCTGCACTGTTACCTGCAGGAGAGGTGCTCTGGGATTGGCCACCGCACGTCACCTGACCTGCTGTCGCACGGCAACCGTTCCCTCGGCGACGGGGCGTCTTATAGCCAAAGCCACGGAGACAAGGAGGGAAAGATAAACTTCACTGGAGTGTGTGAACTTCCACctgagatggagggagaggcCAGACtcatctga
- the aebp1b gene encoding inactive carboxypeptidase-like protein X2 produces the protein MLTHSARVSLSLLALFLLLDLTGVGGSLIGVRDDNEEEEKRKNETVTVPLQVMVIPSHVQIQAGQRKRVLCRAMGNAESVVWLSPDGRSISENDKNIKAYGHDERTSSLVIVSARVEDAGLYTCVAENTHTHSSARAQVNLEVMLKRARRKAKSERPKRQKEPKPTKKPKGAKTTKKPKTEKKDKKKKGKKNKDVTTTLPPTTTTTEPPTTEAPTTEPPTTEPPTTEPILTTVPLLNYYDEFVDPFPDDYWDESYMTEEPKKSTAPPNPPTQKPTDDLEFFPTDDYVQPHIDSDDDYWKVDDPEPTAPVISGKGKEDDDYWDLTFEEPENLPFPDGKEIHPTDSDWKYTITDEPAVPPYENKWYEEYDYGHETKKDGEQERLEREREREREREREYREKEEREQRKEEEEEEERKRRIKKPPRIYTEPKLCPPLGLESHRIEADQLQTSSMYQHRYSSHRARLNMQASADEYDMNGGAWCANPDEKDHWIELDTRTLTEFTGVITQGRDDPLENDYVTSYYVAFSNDSREWTVLQDGYSEWLFFGNSDKHTPVMSQFIEPVVARYIRILPQSWNGTACMRMEVLGCPVPDPLTDNQRQNEVTPRDVLDYTYHNYLDMEKLMKSVSDDCPNITRMYTLGKSSKGLEIYAMEITDNPGKHETGEPEFRYTAGYHGNEALGRELLLMLMQYLCKEYKDGNPRVRTLVDGIRIHLVPSVNPDGHVTAFDKGSELGSWTLGHWTEDGHDIFQNFPDLNTVYWNAEDKGMIPKLTPNNHVPIPDGYMAENGPLAVETRALISWMESHPFVLGANLQGGERMVTYPFDLRRLTKESEELEKKVEHRSYRRKRQYEEEEEQEPNPYLHIGYHQESYGDHRENHGYHPENYRYHQENYGYHQGNQEYHHQENQEYHHQENQEYHHQGNQEYYHQENQGYHHESHSEGYHEGYHEGYQEGYQEERQEEGYEQGYGQAEPDEIRMVEDQSLFRWLAVSYASTHRTMTHTFRSGCHTEDPTGGTGIVNRAKWKPISGSMNDFSYLHTNCFELSIFLGCDKYPHQSELMKEWEYNREALLTLMDQVHRGIKGVVRDKEGNPIVNATISVEGVNHDVNTGEAGDYWRMLNPGEYQVMARAYGYSSVSRKCVVGFETGATLCNFELNKSNWDRIKEIMALHGNRPIRLVNPGRGSQNTIRGDKRLSNQIPNIDGGYTDRSRLRRLRFMRLRQLRQQRLLARMSTTPSTTTLPPTTTEPPTTSIPTTTTTTTTTMVSLNTENYTQWYDSWLPEEENTNQPELEITDSLDYDYNYKIDDY, from the exons ATGCTAACACACTCAGCCCgggtttctctttctctcctcgcTTTATTCCTGCTGCTGGACCTCACTGGAGTTGGAGGATCTTTAATCGGAGTGAGAGATgataatgaggaggaggagaagaggaagaacgAGACGGTTACAG taccTCTACAGGTGATGGTAATCCCCTCACATGTCCAGATCCAGGCAGGACAGAGGAAACGTGTTCTGTGCAGAG CGATGGGGAACGCAGAGAGCGTCGTGTGGCTCAGCCCTGATGGACGGAGCATCTCGGAAAACGACAAGAACATCAAAGCATACGGACACGATGAGAGGACCAGCTCTCTCGTCATTGTCTCGGCTCGGGTGGAAGACGCCGGCTTGTACACGTGTGTggctgagaacacacacacacactcctcagcaCGGGCCCAGGTCAATCTGGAGGTCATGT tGAAGCGAGCTCGCAGAAAAGCGAAGAGCGAACGACCCAAAAGACAGAAGGAACCCAAACCCACGAAAAAACCCAAGGGTGCGAAAACCACCAAGAAGCCCAAGACTgagaagaaagacaaaaagaagaaagggaagAAGAATAAAGACGTCACCACCACTTTACCTCCGactaccaccaccaccgagccGCCCACCACCGAGGCACCCACCACCGAGCCGCCCACCACCGAGCCGCCCACCACCGAGCCGATCCTCACCACCGTACCTCTGCTCAATTACTATGACGAGTTTGTGGATCCTTTTCCAGATGATTACTGGGACGAAT CGTACATGACAGAGGAACCCAAAAAATCCACAGCACCCCCAAATCCCCCGACACAGAAACCTACAGACGATCTCGAATTCTTCCCCACAGATGATTATGTTCAGCCGCACATCGACTCCG ATGATGATTACTGGAAGGTTGATGATCCTGAACCCACAGCTCCGGTGATCAGTGGCAAAGGCaaagaagatgatgattatTGGGACTTGACCT TCGAGGAGCCAGAAAACCTGCCGTTCCCAGACGGTAAAGAGATCCATCCGACCGACAGCGACTGGAAGTACACTATCACAG ACGAGCCTGCCGTCCCGCCGTACGAAAACAAGTGGTACGAGGAGTACGACTACGGACACG AGACGAAAAAGGATGGCGAGCAGGAGagactggagagagagagagagagggagagagagagggagagagaatacagagagaaggaggagagag AGCAacggaaggaggaagaggaggaagaggagagaaaaCGCAGGATCAAAAAACCTCCACGCATCTATACCGAGCCCAAAC tttGTCCTCCTCTGGGACTGGAGTCTCACCGCATTGAGGCTGACCAGCTGCAAACGTCCTCCATGTATCAGCATCGCTACAGCTCCCATAGAGCTCGCCTTAACATGCAg GCGTCTGCAGACGAGTACGATATGAACGGAGGAGCGTGGTGCGCTAATCCCGACGAGAAAGACCACTGGATCGAACTGGACACTCGCACGCTCACCGAGTTCACCGGGGTCATCACCCAGGGCCGAGACGATCCCCTCGA GAATGATTATGTCACTTCCTACTACGTGGCCTTCAGTAACGACAGTAGGGAATGGACCGTGCTTCAGGATGGATACTCTGAATGG CTGTTCTTTGGGAACTCTGATAAACACACCCCTGTGATGTCCCAGTTTATTGAGCCGGTGGTGGCACGTTACATTCGCATCCTTCCCCAGAGCTGGAACGGCACCGCCTGCATGAGgatggaggtcctgggctgccCTGTGCCTG ATCCTCTCACTGACAACCAGAGGCAGAACGAGGTGACTCCAAGAGATGTCCTGGACTACACCTACCACAATTACCTGGATATGGAAAAG TTGATGAAGTCCGTTTCAGACGACTGTCCCAACATCACCAGGATGTACACCCTGGGCAAGAGTTCAAAGGGCCTTGAGATCTACGCCATGGAGATCACTGATAATCCTGGCAAACATGAGACCG GTGAGCCGGAGTTCCGCTACACAGCTGGTTACCATGGTAATGAAGCTCTGGGTCGAGAACTCCTGTTAATGCTAATGCAGTACCTCTGTAAAGAGTACAAGGACGGAAACCCCCGAGTGCGCACCCTGGTAGATGGAATACGCATACACCTCGTACCCTCGGTCAACCCCGACGGTCACGTGACGGCCTTTGACAAG GGGTCTGAGCTCGGCAGCTGGACGCTGGGCCACTGGACTGAGGATGGACATGACATCTTCCAGAACTTTCCAGACCTTAACACTGTGTACTGGAATGCAGAGGACAAGGGCATGATACCCAAATTGACCCCAAATAACCATGTGCCTATTCCTGATGGCTATATGGCTGAAAATGGACCT CTTGCGGTGGAGACGCGGGCCCTTATCTCCTGGATGGAAAGCCACCCATTCGTCCTAGGAGCCAACCTGCAAGGCGGAGAAAGGATGGTCACCTACCCCTTCGACTTGCGTCGCCTCACTAAAGAGTCGGAGGAGCTGGAGAAGAAGGTGGAACATAGATCATACCGTCGCAAGCGGCAATacgaggaagaggaagaacaagaacCGAATCCATACCTCCACATCGGGTACCATCAAGAGAGCTACGGTGACCACAGAGAAAATCATGGTTATCATCCAGAGAACTACAGATACCACCAAGAAAACTATGGATACCATCAAGGGAACCAAGAATACCACCATCAAGAGAACCAAGAATACCACCATCAAGAGAACCAAGAATACCACCATCAAGGAAACCAAGAATACTACCATCAGGAGAACCAAGGGTACCACCACGAAAGTCACTCTGAAGGGTACCACGAAGGGTACCATGAGGGATACCAGGAAGGATACCAAGAAGAGCGCCAGGAAGAAGGCTATGAACAAGGATATGGACAGGCAGAACCCGATGAGATCAGGATGGTTGAGGATCAGTCCTTGTTCCGCTGGTTGGCCGTATCTTATGCTTCTACTCACCGCACAATGACCCATACCTTCCGCAGTGGTTGTCATACCGAGGACCCCACAGGTGGGACTGGAATTGTCAATCGTGCCAAATGGAAGCCCATTTCAGGAA GTATGAATGATTTCAGCTACCTACACACTAACTGTTTTGAGCTGTCTATCTTCCTGGGCTGTGATAAGTATCCTCATCAGAGTGAGCTTATGAAAGAGTGGGAGTACAACCGAGAAGCTTTGCTCACACTCATGGATCAG GTGCACCGGGGTATAAAGGGGGTTGTCCGAGACAAGGAGGGGAATCCCATTGTAAATGCTACCATCTCTGTGGAAGGAGTCAATCATGATGTCAACACAG GAGAGGCTGGCGATTACTGGCGCATGCTGAACCCTGGTGAGTATCAGGTGATGGCTCGGGCCTACGGCTACTCCTCCGTGAGCCGAAAGTGTGTGGTTGGTTTCGAAACAGGTGCCACCCTGTGCAACTTTGAGCTTAACAAATCCAACTGGGATCGTATCAAAGAGATCATGGCTCTCCACGGCAACCGGCCCATCCGACTGGTCAACCCTGGAAGAGGCAGTCAAAATACCATCCGCGGTGACAAAAGGCTCAGCAACCAGATCCCTAACATCGACGGGGGATACACTGACCGATCCCGCCTGCGACGCTTAAGGTTCATGAGGCTCCGTCAGTTACGCCAACAGAGGCTGCTGGCCAGGATGTCGACTACACCAAGCACGACAACGTTACCACCAACAACCACCGAGCCACCCACCACCTCcatccccaccaccaccaccaccaccaccaccaccatggtTTCTCTGAACACAGAaaactatacacagtggtacgaCTCATGGCTGCCAGAGGAGGAAAACACCAACCAACCAGAGCTCGAGATCACGGACTCGTTGGATTACGACTATAATTATAAAATCGATGATTACTGA